A genomic region of Palaemon carinicauda isolate YSFRI2023 chromosome 11, ASM3689809v2, whole genome shotgun sequence contains the following coding sequences:
- the LOC137649251 gene encoding tigger transposable element-derived protein 1-like, which yields MKDRLTLALCVNASGDCKVKPLLVYHSKTPIAFNARKVIKDKFPVMWRSTAIAWEQEPISHSGKPLFSQTVKQFLEEKRLSLKCLLELENAPAHHPGLEEDILVEYAFIKVLYLSPNTTPLLQPMDQQVISNFKKSLRAQTYPYHEFLKDHFVVVICLKIIDTAWREVSKSTLNSTWK from the coding sequence ATGaaagacaggcttacccttgcactctgtgtaaatgccagtggggattgtaaggtgaaacccCTTCTGGTGTATCACTCCAAGACTCCTATAGCCTTCAATGCTCGCAAAGTGATTAAGGACAAGTTTCCGGTGATGTGGAGGTCTACTGCCATTGCCTGGGAACAAGAACCTATTTCACACAGTGGTAAACCTTTGTTCAGCCAGACTGTGAAGCAATTTTTAGAAGAGAAGCGCCTCTCCCTGAAATGCCTGCTGGAGTTGGAAAATGCCCCTGCTCACCATCCTGGCCTCGAGGAAGATATCCTAGTGGAGTAtgccttcatcaaggttctctatctttctcctaacaccacccctctcctacagcccatggaccagcaagtgatttccaactttaaGAAATCACTGAGAGCACAAACCTACCCCTATCATGAATTTTTGAAGGACCATTTCGTTGTTGTGATATGTCTCAAAATCATCGATACAGCTTGGCGGGAGGTTTCAAAGAGCACCTTGAACTCTACATGGAAGTAA